CGATTTAATGAAGACGCTTCCTGAAACCCTCAACACCCTTCGAGTGGATCATGATGAGATCCTACGGCTCATACCGGAAGGTTCGCGCGTTCTCGATCTCGGTTGCGGCGACGGCACGCTGCTTATTCGATTGATTAACGATCGAAAGATAACCGGCCAGGGGGTCGAGATTGATGCTCAGGCGATTTTAGAATGCGTTGGGAAAGGCCTCAGCGTTTATCACGGTGATATCGACGGCGGGTTGGGGATGTATGAGGACAACACGTTCGATTACGTAATTATGAACCAGACCCTGCAAGTCCTGCATCATCCGCAACTGGTACTGCGCGAGATGCTGCGGGTGGGAAAATATGCGATCGTGAGCTTACCGAATTTCGCGTTTTGGCGAGTGCGAAGCCAGTTATTCATAAAGGGCGTGATGCCGATAAGTGAGGATCTGCCCTATGACTGGTTCGATACGCCAAATATCCATTTATGCACTGTGAAAGATTTCTACGGTCTTTGCCGCGTTGAAGGGCTAAAGGTTGAGGCCACTCGTTTCGTGGGTTCCCCCCTCGCAACCATATGGCCTAACTTATTTGCTCGTACGGCTATATTTGTCGTTAATAGATAACCTGGAAGATAAGTTTATTTTTGGACAAGTATTTTGTCCGTTAGCTGTGCCCGTGTCAATCTCCTCTTTGCCTTAGGTTTAATTTTAGCGATAGGCCTTCCCCCATATTTATGACTTCGCCGAAAAAGGGGGAGGAGACAGGTTGGGTAAGCCTTTAGCTTTTCTCTTGTCACAAATCCTCACTTTCCCCTTCAGCTTTTGCCACAAAAGACCGATAAATATACGGGGGCGCAGTTCTTTACCCCTATAGGGGAGGAAAATATGATTGCTCAAGTTGAAACGGCTGTTAAAAAGCTGCATCTTGGTTGTGGAAAAGACATAAAAGCTGATTGGACTAATATCGACTTATTGCCGGGCTTTGGAGTCGATATTGTGGCCGACCTCGATCAATGCCGCACAACACCACTGCCCTTCGAGGATAACAGCTTCGATGAATTCCTGGGAAGTCACCTCTTGGAACATCTTCACGATCCGTTAAGCTTAATGCAGGAAC
This region of bacterium genomic DNA includes:
- the metW gene encoding methionine biosynthesis protein MetW gives rise to the protein MKTLPETLNTLRVDHDEILRLIPEGSRVLDLGCGDGTLLIRLINDRKITGQGVEIDAQAILECVGKGLSVYHGDIDGGLGMYEDNTFDYVIMNQTLQVLHHPQLVLREMLRVGKYAIVSLPNFAFWRVRSQLFIKGVMPISEDLPYDWFDTPNIHLCTVKDFYGLCRVEGLKVEATRFVGSPLATIWPNLFARTAIFVVNR